In Halomarina salina, one DNA window encodes the following:
- a CDS encoding purine nucleoside permease, whose product MAPLSLRVVVLPAIGLELRPWLDGLEFTDERTLPGLSAPLRVTDDGVGVVPTGIGKADAATTLTALFTSPRVDCSDAFVLTVGIAGGPPDSGPFGSVCVGDCVVDWDKKHRVSDDDQPIDLLYWRERDYVYDLDPTLADLAVDVAEGTDLRPVADDPPRVTRGTVVSGDEFWHGDRLAEQAEWLVDAYDAGEYRVTEMEAAGTAVAVDRFDALDRYTVVRGVANYDRPPVDRAALENLDLETGDHANHDAAENAYRVGRALVERLLAR is encoded by the coding sequence ATGGCCCCTCTCTCGCTCCGCGTCGTCGTCCTCCCGGCCATCGGCCTCGAACTTCGCCCCTGGCTCGACGGGCTGGAGTTCACCGACGAGCGCACGCTCCCCGGCCTGAGCGCTCCGCTCCGCGTCACCGACGACGGCGTCGGCGTCGTCCCGACCGGTATCGGGAAGGCCGACGCCGCGACGACGCTCACCGCGCTGTTCACCTCGCCACGCGTCGACTGCTCGGACGCGTTCGTCCTGACGGTCGGCATCGCCGGCGGGCCACCCGACAGCGGTCCGTTCGGGTCGGTGTGTGTCGGCGACTGCGTGGTCGACTGGGACAAGAAACACCGGGTCAGCGACGACGACCAGCCCATCGACCTGCTGTACTGGCGCGAGCGCGACTACGTCTACGACCTCGACCCGACGCTCGCCGACCTCGCCGTCGACGTCGCCGAGGGGACCGACCTCCGGCCCGTCGCCGACGACCCGCCACGGGTCACGCGGGGGACGGTGGTCTCGGGCGACGAGTTCTGGCACGGGGACCGGCTCGCCGAACAGGCCGAGTGGCTGGTCGACGCCTACGACGCGGGCGAGTACCGCGTCACCGAGATGGAGGCCGCGGGGACGGCCGTCGCCGTGGACCGGTTCGACGCGCTCGACCGGTACACGGTGGTTCGAGGGGTGGCGAACTACGACCGGCCGCCCGTCGACCGGGCGGCCCTGGAGAACCTCGACCTCGAGACGGGCGACCACGCCAACCACGACGCGGCCGAGAACGCCTACCGCGTCGGGCGTGCGCTCGTCGAGCGACTGCTCGCGCGCTGA
- a CDS encoding HAD family hydrolase: MTYDAVVFDNDGVLTEITDWDVLRGAARDAFSHFDVDPSDDDLSAVASRVTVDGLEATCARHGLDPADFWHRRDTNYTTVQQREVREGRKPMYEDADVVRDLDVPLGIVSSNQHATIEYILDHYDLREEFVTYYGRQPTVEDVRRKKPDPHFVERALADVGTENAVYVGDSETDVEAAHAAGVDSVFLRREHRSDLTLSVDPTYEFETLHPLTDLV; encoded by the coding sequence GTGACCTACGACGCGGTCGTCTTCGACAACGACGGGGTGCTCACCGAGATAACCGACTGGGACGTGCTCCGAGGGGCCGCCCGCGACGCCTTCTCGCACTTCGACGTCGACCCGAGCGACGACGACCTCTCGGCGGTGGCCTCGCGCGTCACCGTCGACGGACTGGAGGCGACGTGCGCACGTCACGGCCTCGACCCGGCCGACTTCTGGCACCGCCGGGACACGAACTACACGACCGTCCAGCAACGCGAGGTCCGCGAGGGACGCAAACCCATGTACGAGGACGCCGACGTGGTCCGCGACCTCGACGTGCCCCTGGGTATCGTCAGTTCGAACCAGCACGCGACCATCGAGTACATCCTCGACCACTACGACCTGCGCGAGGAGTTCGTCACCTACTACGGCCGTCAGCCGACCGTCGAGGACGTCCGGCGCAAGAAACCGGACCCACACTTCGTCGAGCGGGCGCTGGCCGACGTGGGGACGGAGAACGCCGTCTACGTCGGCGACAGCGAGACCGACGTCGAAGCGGCCCACGCCGCGGGCGTCGACTCGGTGTTCCTCCGCCGAGAGCACCGGTCCGACCTCACCCTCTCGGTCGACCCCACCTACGAGTTCGAGACGCTCCACCCGCTGACGGACCTCGTCTGA
- a CDS encoding M24 family metallopeptidase, whose translation MATRLPESAYDDRLAAVRERIAASDADAGVWFGATSIEYLTGFAHIQTERPVVLGVTPERCELTVPRLEVDRVQDNPRVDAVHHYFDYPGGRPVEAAASMVREMGAESVLADADGAPGTMGYTGPPLSEFLDVETQSWVPRMRWAKTDDEVALVRESAKWANLGHRYLADLAEPGAHPATVSQRASTDASRAMLDTLGSRYVERVRGDGPVTAGFISAHETRLPHGHTPNQRLREGDVLVTGASANVDGYHSELERTMFVGEPTDEQVHYFGVMLEAQTIAIEALGPDVLLADVDRAVSDYFEEQGVADLAQHHVGHNIGMDGHEPPYVDRGWTAHCESESTEYDEADARMEPGHIYTIEPGLYTDDAGYRHSDTVVVTEDGSEVLTYFPRDLESNVIR comes from the coding sequence ATGGCAACACGGCTCCCCGAATCGGCGTACGACGACCGTCTCGCGGCCGTCCGCGAGCGCATCGCGGCGAGCGACGCGGACGCGGGCGTCTGGTTCGGCGCGACGAGCATCGAGTACCTCACCGGGTTCGCGCACATCCAGACCGAGCGACCGGTCGTCCTCGGCGTCACGCCCGAGCGTTGCGAACTGACCGTCCCGCGACTGGAGGTCGACCGCGTGCAGGACAACCCGCGCGTCGACGCGGTCCACCACTACTTCGACTACCCCGGCGGGCGACCCGTCGAGGCGGCCGCGTCGATGGTCCGCGAGATGGGCGCGGAATCCGTCCTCGCAGACGCCGACGGCGCGCCGGGGACGATGGGCTACACCGGCCCGCCGCTGAGCGAGTTCCTCGACGTCGAGACGCAGTCGTGGGTCCCGCGGATGCGCTGGGCGAAAACGGACGACGAGGTGGCGCTGGTTCGCGAGTCGGCGAAGTGGGCGAACCTCGGCCATCGCTACCTCGCGGACCTCGCCGAACCGGGCGCGCACCCGGCGACGGTGAGCCAGCGGGCGTCGACGGACGCCTCGCGGGCGATGCTCGACACGCTGGGGAGTCGCTACGTCGAGCGCGTTCGGGGTGACGGGCCGGTGACGGCGGGATTCATCAGTGCCCACGAGACCCGCCTCCCGCACGGCCACACGCCCAACCAGCGACTCCGGGAGGGCGACGTGCTCGTCACGGGCGCGTCGGCGAACGTCGACGGCTACCACTCCGAACTCGAACGGACGATGTTCGTCGGCGAACCGACCGACGAGCAGGTCCACTACTTCGGCGTGATGCTCGAAGCGCAGACCATCGCCATTGAGGCCCTCGGCCCCGACGTCCTCCTCGCGGACGTGGACCGGGCGGTGTCGGACTACTTCGAGGAACAGGGCGTCGCCGACCTCGCACAGCACCACGTCGGGCACAACATCGGGATGGACGGCCACGAACCGCCGTACGTCGACCGTGGCTGGACCGCCCACTGCGAGTCCGAGTCGACCGAGTACGACGAGGCGGACGCCCGCATGGAGCCGGGGCACATCTACACCATCGAACCGGGCCTCTACACCGACGACGCGGGCTACCGCCACTCCGACACCGTCGTCGTCACCGAGGACGGCTCCGAGGTGCTGACGTACTTCCCGCGGGACCTCGAATCGAACGTCATCCGATAG
- a CDS encoding metallophosphoesterase → MATDYYLVSDLHIGGDEQLRHCEFESEFVAFLRGLEASAAAAPADETTELVVLGDAFGLWEFTEVDGLAKFDVLVESYPELFDQLRTTGERIEVTFIPGNHDYELACDPAWVDRLAAYNVTLEQELHLVRDLDGRQIWIEHGMQQDPNNHIPDFGNPYANPAGYFVNRHVTSTAGRLSDRGRYNWLKDIQSVQPMTEIPRWMASNYYYREMSPLLRYASVPFLVTFYVSLLVLASDVAATVTGIRALELETYLTALGVVGDAVNVVIGINILFVLLSLVFAVPLFFFARDARRTLRRFRFIPDEDEELDEEEGPDERYLDAAREVFAEHPRVVAFVYGHTHRASLTELDGRYVLNTGTWLKILQRVRTPFTFLPRVYRPRFRLNYFHLHETDGEFAVDYHVVPKANPKELSWLERLFSVGAKSPEPIPERTVVDRSVGAESATAEAD, encoded by the coding sequence ATGGCGACCGACTACTACCTCGTCAGCGACCTGCACATCGGCGGCGACGAGCAGTTGCGCCACTGCGAGTTCGAGTCGGAGTTCGTCGCCTTCCTCCGGGGCCTCGAAGCGAGCGCCGCGGCGGCCCCCGCGGACGAGACGACGGAACTCGTCGTCCTCGGGGACGCGTTCGGTCTCTGGGAGTTCACGGAGGTCGACGGACTCGCGAAGTTCGACGTGCTGGTGGAGTCGTACCCGGAGCTCTTCGACCAGTTGCGGACGACCGGCGAGCGCATCGAGGTGACGTTCATCCCCGGTAACCACGACTACGAACTGGCCTGCGACCCGGCGTGGGTGGACCGTCTCGCGGCGTACAACGTCACGCTCGAACAGGAACTCCACCTGGTGCGTGACCTCGACGGCCGACAGATCTGGATCGAACACGGGATGCAACAGGACCCGAACAACCACATCCCGGACTTCGGCAACCCGTACGCGAACCCGGCGGGCTACTTCGTCAACCGGCACGTCACGAGCACCGCCGGTCGACTGTCGGACCGGGGGCGGTACAACTGGCTGAAGGACATCCAGTCGGTCCAGCCGATGACCGAGATTCCCCGGTGGATGGCGTCGAACTACTACTACCGGGAGATGAGTCCGTTGCTCCGCTACGCCTCGGTGCCGTTCCTGGTGACGTTCTACGTCAGTCTGCTCGTGCTGGCCTCGGACGTCGCCGCCACGGTCACGGGCATCCGCGCGCTCGAACTGGAGACGTACCTCACCGCGCTCGGTGTCGTCGGCGACGCGGTGAACGTCGTCATCGGCATCAACATCCTGTTCGTGCTGCTGTCGCTCGTGTTCGCCGTCCCCCTGTTCTTCTTCGCGCGGGACGCTCGGAGGACGCTCAGACGGTTCCGGTTCATCCCCGACGAGGACGAGGAGCTCGACGAGGAGGAGGGTCCCGACGAACGGTACCTCGACGCCGCCCGCGAGGTGTTCGCCGAGCACCCGCGGGTCGTCGCGTTCGTCTACGGCCACACCCACCGCGCGTCGCTGACCGAACTCGACGGCCGATACGTGCTGAACACGGGAACGTGGCTGAAGATACTCCAGCGCGTGCGGACGCCGTTCACCTTCCTCCCTCGCGTGTATCGACCGCGGTTCCGGCTGAACTACTTCCACCTCCACGAGACCGACGGCGAGTTCGCCGTCGACTACCACGTCGTCCCGAAGGCGAACCCGAAGGAACTCTCCTGGCTCGAGCGACTGTTCTCGGTCGGTGCGAAGTCCCCCGAACCGATTCCCGAGCGGACGGTCGTCGACCGGTCGGTCGGTGCCGAGTCGGCGACCGCGGAGGCGGACTGA
- a CDS encoding fumarylacetoacetate hydrolase family protein gives MAKLARISTDDGVRTGRYEDGGVTTDDGDRYEESEYDLLAPCEPTACYCVGRNFGEKVEQMGYDTPDEPDFFIKPPVSVLAPGAPIEYPKFTDEFTYAGELAAVIDEECHELDEREVDDVLRGYTVMNDLDCLDQVGRTARKAFDGSAPLGPYVETDADVSDMAMETYVAGEQRQEATTAQMFFTPQELVAHLSQRFTFKPGDVVSFGSPANPGLLEPGDEVEITYEGVGTLRNTVVE, from the coding sequence ATGGCGAAACTCGCCCGCATCTCGACGGACGACGGCGTCCGGACGGGGCGCTACGAGGACGGCGGCGTTACGACCGACGACGGCGACCGGTACGAGGAGTCGGAGTACGACCTGCTCGCACCCTGTGAACCGACGGCCTGCTACTGCGTCGGGCGGAACTTCGGCGAGAAGGTCGAGCAGATGGGCTACGACACGCCCGACGAACCGGACTTCTTCATCAAGCCGCCGGTGTCGGTGCTCGCCCCCGGTGCGCCCATCGAGTACCCGAAGTTCACCGACGAGTTCACCTACGCCGGCGAACTCGCCGCCGTCATCGACGAGGAGTGCCACGAACTCGACGAGCGTGAGGTCGACGACGTGCTCCGCGGGTACACCGTCATGAACGACCTCGACTGTCTCGACCAGGTGGGCCGCACCGCCCGGAAGGCGTTCGACGGGTCCGCGCCGCTCGGCCCGTACGTCGAGACGGACGCCGACGTGAGCGACATGGCGATGGAGACGTACGTCGCGGGCGAGCAGCGACAGGAGGCGACCACCGCACAGATGTTCTTCACGCCGCAGGAACTCGTCGCCCACCTCTCCCAGCGGTTCACGTTCAAACCCGGCGACGTGGTCTCGTTCGGCAGTCCCGCGAACCCCGGTCTGCTCGAACCGGGCGACGAGGTCGAGATCACCTACGAGGGCGTGGGGACGCTCCGGAACACCGTCGTCGAGTAG
- a CDS encoding D-2-hydroxyacid dehydrogenase has product MNRLLLTHTVSRSAADELREALAEALPAVTVEHPRTEDAFRESLRDAEAVVSARFPEELLDDAPELEWVQALSAGVDSYPRDALAERDVALTTLSGVHSEPVAEQVVGYLLAFERGLLTGMHQQHRTVWERYSGGELMKKTLGIVGLGAIGTRVTELADAFEMNLLGVKRDPSTNHGVVDECFGPDGLAEVCERSDYLLLACPLTDETRGLVGREELRLLGEDGVLVNVARGEVVDQDALVSALQYHVVGGAALDVFATEPLPADSPLWDLSNVILTPHMAGSSPKYMERAATIVAANYRTLYENGGTKAHLRNLAN; this is encoded by the coding sequence ATGAATCGGCTCTTGCTCACACACACCGTCTCGCGGTCCGCGGCTGACGAACTCCGCGAGGCGCTCGCCGAGGCGTTGCCCGCCGTGACGGTCGAGCACCCACGTACCGAAGACGCGTTCCGCGAGTCGCTACGCGACGCCGAAGCCGTGGTCTCCGCCCGGTTCCCCGAGGAGCTGCTGGACGACGCTCCCGAGCTGGAGTGGGTACAGGCGCTCTCGGCCGGCGTCGACAGCTACCCCCGCGACGCGCTGGCGGAGCGGGACGTGGCGCTGACGACGCTATCGGGCGTCCACTCCGAACCCGTCGCAGAGCAGGTCGTCGGCTACCTGCTGGCGTTCGAACGCGGCCTGCTCACCGGGATGCACCAGCAACACCGCACCGTCTGGGAGCGCTACTCGGGCGGCGAACTGATGAAGAAGACCCTCGGCATCGTCGGCCTCGGTGCCATCGGGACGCGCGTCACCGAACTCGCGGACGCGTTCGAGATGAACCTGCTCGGCGTCAAGCGCGACCCGTCGACGAACCACGGCGTCGTCGACGAGTGCTTCGGCCCCGACGGACTGGCCGAGGTCTGCGAGCGCTCGGACTACCTCCTGCTCGCCTGCCCGCTCACCGACGAGACACGGGGGCTGGTCGGCCGCGAGGAGCTCCGACTGCTCGGCGAGGACGGCGTGCTCGTCAACGTCGCCCGCGGGGAGGTGGTCGACCAGGACGCGCTGGTCAGCGCGCTCCAGTACCACGTCGTCGGCGGCGCTGCGCTCGACGTGTTCGCCACCGAACCGCTGCCCGCCGACTCGCCGCTGTGGGACCTGTCGAACGTCATCCTGACGCCGCACATGGCGGGGTCGTCGCCGAAGTACATGGAGCGCGCCGCCACCATCGTCGCCGCGAACTACCGCACACTGTACGAGAACGGCGGCACGAAGGCCCACCTCCGGAACCTCGCCAACTGA
- a CDS encoding gamma carbonic anhydrase family protein — translation MDSRHYPFGGKRPTVDDTAHVSRESTLVGDVRVGAHASVWPGVVLRGDVGPVVVGRESHVGDNATLHASTLGERVMVGHGAVLNESTVDDGALVGFNAAVSEATVGADSIVAMGTVVLPGTEIPPGSFAFGTPASYVPLSESGVDPEAVFEDYSSGGYADLADRHTELFD, via the coding sequence ATGGACAGCCGACACTACCCGTTCGGTGGGAAGCGGCCGACCGTCGACGACACGGCCCACGTCAGTCGGGAGTCGACGCTCGTCGGCGACGTGCGCGTCGGCGCGCACGCGAGCGTCTGGCCGGGGGTCGTCCTCCGGGGTGACGTCGGGCCGGTCGTCGTCGGGCGCGAATCGCACGTCGGCGACAACGCGACGCTCCACGCCTCGACGCTCGGCGAGCGAGTGATGGTCGGTCACGGCGCGGTGCTGAACGAGTCGACCGTCGACGACGGGGCGCTCGTCGGGTTCAACGCCGCCGTCTCGGAGGCGACCGTCGGCGCGGACAGCATCGTCGCGATGGGGACGGTCGTCCTGCCCGGTACCGAGATACCCCCTGGGTCGTTCGCGTTCGGCACGCCCGCGAGCTACGTCCCGCTCTCCGAGTCGGGCGTCGACCCGGAAGCGGTGTTCGAGGACTACTCCTCGGGCGGGTACGCGGACCTCGCCGACCGCCATACCGAACTGTTCGATTGA
- a CDS encoding SOS response-associated peptidase, which translates to MCGRYSLFVAPDDLEDRFGANLTFEYRPRYNAAPSQSLPVVRDVSADQITESRWGLLPPWADDENDGIINARAETLAEKPAFRDAYRERRCLVPADGFYEWKQGANGKQPYRITRRDGEAFALAGLYQEWTPKQQQTGLDEFASGSPDGEADPIETFTVVTREPTPFMADYHHRMALVLDRDDETAWLDGASVDEVSVPDDDAFRAYPVSTAVNDPSNDSPEVVEELG; encoded by the coding sequence ATGTGTGGTCGCTACAGCCTCTTCGTCGCCCCCGACGACCTCGAAGACCGGTTCGGCGCGAACCTGACGTTCGAGTACCGCCCCCGGTACAACGCCGCCCCCAGCCAGTCGCTCCCGGTCGTCCGGGACGTCTCGGCCGACCAGATCACCGAGTCGCGCTGGGGCCTGCTCCCGCCGTGGGCAGACGACGAGAACGACGGCATCATCAACGCCCGCGCGGAGACGCTCGCCGAGAAGCCGGCGTTCCGCGACGCCTACCGCGAGCGTCGCTGTCTCGTCCCCGCCGACGGGTTCTACGAGTGGAAACAGGGAGCGAACGGGAAGCAGCCCTACCGTATCACCCGCCGCGACGGCGAGGCGTTCGCGCTCGCCGGTCTGTACCAGGAGTGGACGCCGAAACAGCAACAGACCGGCCTGGACGAGTTCGCGAGCGGGAGCCCCGACGGCGAGGCCGACCCCATCGAGACGTTCACCGTCGTCACCCGCGAGCCGACGCCGTTCATGGCCGACTACCACCACCGGATGGCGCTCGTCCTCGACCGCGACGACGAGACTGCGTGGCTCGACGGCGCGAGCGTCGACGAGGTGTCGGTCCCCGACGACGACGCGTTCCGGGCGTACCCGGTGTCGACGGCGGTGAACGACCCCTCGAACGACTCGCCGGAAGTCGTCGAGGAGCTGGGCTGA
- a CDS encoding RDD family protein, which translates to MEGIERAIPDVRTDAGLRDRVVAFFVDVALVTLAAVVVAVALSVEQMNVAPAAVFWVVAWFTYVVAAQGRFGQTVGKHLVGVVVATTDGSACSYRRAALRELVRVGDLLSLNLVGSVVTVGRRRQRLGDLVAGTVVVPAKRTGGLRGGARTPRGRRADGGRRL; encoded by the coding sequence ATGGAGGGGATCGAACGAGCGATACCGGACGTCAGAACCGACGCCGGGCTGCGGGACCGCGTCGTCGCGTTCTTCGTCGACGTGGCCCTCGTGACGCTGGCGGCCGTCGTCGTCGCGGTGGCGCTCTCGGTAGAGCAGATGAACGTCGCCCCGGCGGCCGTGTTCTGGGTCGTCGCGTGGTTCACGTACGTGGTCGCAGCACAGGGACGGTTCGGCCAGACCGTGGGGAAACACCTCGTCGGCGTCGTCGTGGCGACGACCGACGGCAGCGCGTGTAGCTACCGACGGGCCGCGCTCCGCGAACTGGTCCGTGTCGGTGACCTGCTGTCGCTCAACCTCGTCGGCTCGGTCGTCACGGTCGGCCGCCGCCGTCAGCGCCTCGGCGACCTCGTCGCCGGCACCGTCGTCGTCCCGGCGAAGCGGACCGGCGGACTACGAGGGGGAGCGCGGACGCCACGCGGTCGACGGGCGGACGGCGGACGGCGACTCTGA
- a CDS encoding TIGR00300 family protein, with protein MTVSRVVELEGHIIDSGMMQACFGIVMDLGGAFDVEEFSVGRSKTEESYCRMTVSADSEATLRSIVHELHQHGANPTDPKDAELTPAPGDREVPEGFYSTTNHPTEIRFEGEWLAVERIEMDCAVVVHPGDDSSNDGSWAETKVLNAVEAGDLVVTGETGIRVHPPERPRERRAFGFMQGGVSAERPSESTIARIASELQEVKDEGGKVLVVTGPAVIHTGAREALAELVREGYVDMLSAGNGFAVHDIERDRYGTSLGMDTETLDHPRKGHKHHIYTISEVIRAGGIRAAVDEGLVGSGVMYECVENDVDYVLAGSIRDDGPLPDTITDAIEAQNALREQAHEADMVMMLSTLLHSVAVGNCLPSTTRVVCVDINPATVTQLLDRGSAQAVGMVTDVGTFLPTLADYVLTRS; from the coding sequence ATGACTGTCTCTCGCGTGGTCGAACTGGAGGGCCACATCATCGACTCCGGGATGATGCAGGCCTGTTTCGGTATCGTGATGGACCTCGGCGGGGCGTTCGACGTCGAGGAGTTCAGCGTCGGGCGCTCGAAGACCGAGGAGTCGTACTGTCGGATGACCGTCTCCGCGGACTCAGAGGCGACGCTCCGCTCCATCGTCCACGAACTCCACCAGCACGGGGCGAACCCCACCGACCCGAAGGACGCCGAGTTGACCCCCGCTCCCGGCGACCGGGAGGTCCCCGAGGGGTTCTACTCGACGACCAACCACCCCACCGAGATACGCTTCGAGGGCGAGTGGCTGGCCGTCGAGCGCATCGAGATGGACTGTGCGGTCGTCGTCCACCCCGGTGACGATTCGTCGAACGACGGCTCCTGGGCCGAGACAAAGGTGCTCAACGCCGTCGAGGCGGGCGACCTCGTCGTCACCGGCGAGACGGGAATCCGCGTCCATCCGCCCGAACGCCCCCGTGAACGGCGGGCCTTCGGGTTCATGCAGGGTGGCGTTTCCGCCGAACGCCCCTCCGAGTCGACCATCGCGCGCATCGCCTCGGAACTCCAGGAGGTCAAGGACGAGGGCGGGAAGGTGCTGGTCGTCACCGGCCCCGCCGTCATCCACACCGGGGCGCGCGAGGCGCTGGCCGAACTCGTCCGCGAGGGGTACGTCGACATGCTCTCGGCGGGCAACGGCTTCGCCGTCCACGACATCGAACGCGACCGGTACGGCACCTCGCTCGGGATGGACACGGAGACGCTCGACCACCCGCGAAAGGGACACAAACACCACATCTACACCATCAGCGAGGTCATCCGGGCGGGCGGCATCCGCGCGGCCGTCGACGAGGGTCTCGTCGGGTCGGGCGTCATGTACGAGTGCGTCGAGAACGACGTGGACTACGTCCTCGCCGGGTCCATCCGGGACGACGGGCCGCTGCCCGACACCATCACGGACGCCATCGAGGCGCAGAACGCGCTCCGCGAGCAGGCCCACGAGGCGGACATGGTGATGATGCTCTCGACGCTGCTGCACTCCGTCGCGGTCGGCAACTGCCTCCCATCGACGACGCGCGTCGTCTGCGTCGACATCAACCCCGCGACGGTGACGCAACTGCTCGACCGCGGGAGCGCGCAGGCGGTCGGGATGGTGACGGACGTCGGGACGTTCCTGCCGACGCTTGCCGACTACGTGCTGACGCGCTCGTAG
- a CDS encoding DUF7553 family protein — MEDTRHYLRQASEQLDTSADVVRDVGTRSTLSFLASELADVARDGGQTDVERFRRTLGTLERRLSGSAVASVRQAQRSLDRYERVST, encoded by the coding sequence ATGGAGGACACCCGTCACTATCTGCGGCAGGCGAGCGAGCAACTGGACACGAGCGCCGACGTCGTCCGCGACGTGGGCACGCGGTCGACGCTCTCGTTCCTCGCGAGCGAACTCGCCGACGTGGCCAGAGACGGGGGACAGACCGACGTGGAGCGGTTCCGGCGGACGCTCGGGACACTGGAGCGCAGGCTCTCGGGGTCGGCCGTGGCGTCGGTGCGGCAGGCCCAGCGGAGCCTCGACCGCTACGAGCGCGTCAGCACGTAG
- a CDS encoding universal stress protein, which produces MTTFVVATKSVETSEPINEYLRGRLTDGDEVYVVNSQEGGDDSDADEIRSGTDALDVLTEGIDVPVETHQFVRGNSPAEDILAAADEYDADEICIAVRKRNPTGKIVFGSVAQDVLLSTDRPVVAVPLDTER; this is translated from the coding sequence ATGACAACGTTCGTCGTCGCGACGAAGAGCGTCGAAACGAGCGAACCGATCAACGAGTACCTCCGCGGTCGCCTGACCGACGGTGACGAGGTGTACGTCGTCAACTCCCAGGAAGGCGGGGACGACTCGGACGCCGACGAGATTCGGAGCGGGACCGACGCGCTCGACGTCCTGACCGAGGGCATCGACGTTCCGGTCGAGACCCACCAGTTCGTCCGCGGCAACAGCCCCGCCGAGGACATCCTCGCGGCGGCCGACGAGTACGACGCCGACGAGATCTGCATCGCCGTCCGGAAACGCAACCCGACCGGGAAGATCGTGTTCGGGTCGGTCGCCCAGGACGTCCTGCTCTCGACCGACCGGCCGGTCGTCGCCGTCCCCCTCGACACCGAGCGGTAA